The sequence ATCAGCAGGGCATCGGCCCCCATCTCCATGGCCTCGGCCGCCTCGCTGGGCACACCGATGCCCGCGTCCACCACCACCGGCACGCTGGCGTTCTCGATGATCAGGGCGATGTTGGCGCCATTGCGGATGCCCTGGCCGGAGCCGATCGGTGAGGCCAGCGGCATCACCGTGGCGCAGCCCACCTCCTCCAGCCGCTTGGCCAGCAGCGGGTCGGCATTGATGTAGGGCAGCACCGTGAAGCCCTCCTTCACCAGTTGCTCGGCCGCCTCCAGAGTGCCGAACGGATCGGGTAGCAGGTGGCGGCTGTCGGGGATCACCTCCAGCTTCACGAAGCTGTTGTCCTCCTGCCCCGCCAGCTTGGCCAGCTCCCGCCCCAGCCTGGCCACCCGCACCGCTTCCTCGGCGGTGGCGCAGCCGGCGGTGTTCGGCAGCATCCAGATGCGCTGCCAGTCGATCGCCTGCATCAGGCCGCCGTGGCCCGGAGCGCCGCTCTGCACCCGGCGCACCGCCACAGTGACGATGGCGCAGTCGCTGCGCTCCAGGCTGGCCTGCATGGTGGCGAGATCGGCGTACTTGCCCGTGCCGGTCATCAGCCGGCTGCGGAAGCGGCGTCCGCCGATCAGCAGGTCGTCGCTGCCGGCGGCAGGGGCCTCGCCGGCGGCGGCGCTGCTGGAGAGGGGGATCCCGGTTGGGTTGGGCACCACGATGGCTTCCGGCGCATGGCTCACAATGGCTCTAGCCTCCCATCAACTCCGGCCCTGCCGTGCTTCGAACGCTCCTGCTCACGGCTCTGCCCCTCGCTGCGCTGCCGCTGGCCGCTCTGCCCCTCACACCCGCGCCAGCGGCGGCGCAGTTCCTGGGCGCTGACAGCTTTCTTCCCTTCAGCCTCCCCGCCGAATTCGGCGTCCCTGCCGCCGACCAGCGCGACTCCAGCGTCGAGACCTTCGATCCCGTCGGTCGCGCCGAGCTGCTGGTGCGCGAGATCCCGCGGTCCTGGGTGGGCTCTTACCAGGCCTTCGGCGGCAGTGAGGTCGTGCCTGCCAGCCTCAGCCTCTCCGAGCTGAGAGCGGTGGGTCAGATCGTCGATCTGCGCGGCACCATGACCATCAACGGCGCCTCGACGGCGGTGCAGGGCAACCTCAATGCCGAGTCCGACCAGCTCGATCTGATCCTGCTCTGCCGCTGCAATGTGGGCGGCCTGGAGATGGGCGGCATGTTCTCGGGTCAGCAGGGGCTCGCCCTTGTCGGCTGGAATGCCCCGCGGCTCACCAATTCCGGCGGACGCCTGGAGCTGCAGCCCCAGTCTCAGCCCGTCAGCGCCCCAGGGGGGCCGGCGCCGATCGCGCCCGTGCGCGGGCTCTGGTGAGGCTGGCGGCCTTCAGGCCGCCTTCCCCTGGGTGCGCTCCAGCCTGTTCAGGCGCTTGAGGGCCGTGCGGTTGCCGCTGTCGAGTTCGAGCACCTTCTGATAGGTGGCACGGGCCTGCTCGGGGTCCTGCTCCTTCTCCAGGGCGTAGGCGAGGTTGTTGAGGGCCACGGGATAGTCAGGCTTGGCCTTGAGGGCAGCCCGGTAGTGCTTGAGGGCCGTCTTGTAATTCTTCTGGGCCGCCAGCGCGAAGCCCAGCGCGTTCTCGATCAGGGCCAGGGCCTCCGCCGGGGCCTCTTCCGCCGTGGCCAGCTGGCGGGCCTCACTGAGGCTCTCCACCGCCTGGCCGAACAGGCGCTTGCGCAGTTGCACGGAGCCCAGCTCATAGAGGCTGGCGGCATCCCTGGCCTCCGTCTGGGCGCCTTGACCACCCTGGCGCTCGAGGCGCGCCAGGGTGACCTCGTCCTGGCGCACCTTCCAGATCTGGCGCGCCACCACCACGGCAGCACCGCCGAGCAAGACGACCAGGCCGATCAGATAGGCCTGGGGAAGCAGGTTTTCCAAGGGGCGCCGGGGCTGGGAGGAGGGATCGGGTGGTCGGCGATCAGGCCTTGGCGGAGCCGACGACGCTGCTGAAGCTGGTGGGGTCGACCACGGCCAGCTGGGCCAGCATCTTGCGGTTCAGGCGCACATCCGCCTTCTTGAGGCCGCCCATCAGACGGCTGTAGCTGACGCCGTTGATCCTCGCCGCGGCGTTGATGCGAGCGATCCAGAGCCGACGGAAATCGCGCTTGCGGCGGCGACGGTCGCGGTAGGCATTGCAGAGGGCCTTCATCACCCGCTGGTTGGCGGTGCGGAAGAGGGAACCATTGCCGCCGCGGAAGCCGCGGGCCAATCTCAGAACTTTATTGCGGCGTTTACGGGCAACGTTGCCCCTCTTGACGCGGGCCATGGCAGGGAATCAGGTGGAGATGAAGGGAAGGCGTAGCGGTGGCCGCTGCCCTCAGGCGTAGGGCAGCATGCCCTTGACGTTGTCGGCGTCGCGCTCGTCGACGACGGCCATCGTGCCCAGGTAGCGCTTGCGCTTGGGGCTCTTGTGATCGAGCAGGTGGTTGTGGAAGGCCCGGCGACGCATGAACTTGCCGGTGCCGGTGGCCTTGAACCGCTTGGCGGCTGCTCTGCGGGTCTTGAGCTTGGGCATGTCTCCCCGGCGCTGGCACAAACAATCACCCTACGACCTGGCCCCGCCATCCTCCAAGCTCTTGGTGCCGTCCGCCCCCAGCTGATGTCTCCCACCGCCTCCCTGCGCCATCTGGCCCTCACCAGCCTCTGGGCCGGTGCCCTGCAGGTGGGCACGGGTTGCTCGGCCCAGCCTCTCGCCCCGCCCCCGCTCCAGAGCACGCTGCGCTGGCCGGTGCCGGCGCCGCCCCGGATCGACCCCGCCAACCCGGTGCTCTGGGTGGGCCTGGCCCCCCGGCTGAGCGCGGCGATGCCCCTGGAGCTGCGCAGTGGCGGTGGCCTGATGACCCTGGTCACGGCCTCCGGTGGCCGCTACAGCTCGCCGCGCCTGGTGCTGCATTGGCGCACGGTGCCGGTGCAGCCGGCGCTGGAGATCCGTCGCCAGGTGCTGGGCCCCTTCGCCAGCTTCGAGAGTGCCGAGGAGGCCGCCGGCCGCTGGCGCGCCGCCGGCGTGGCCCCGCTGATCGCCAATCCGCGCGAATGGGAGGTGTGGGCGCCCCTGGATGCGCCCCTGCCCGAGGGCCTCGGGCAGGCCCGGCGCGTTGAACAGACCCTCAGCCAGCGGCTGGTGCTGGAGCTGCGCCGTGATGACGGCCCCGTGCTGATGGAGGGGCCCGTGCGGCTGGAGACCCCAGGCGGGCTGCTCTGGCAGGGCGGTCTGTTCCAGGGACCCTTCCGGCTCCAACCCGATGCCTATGGCACCTGGGCGCTGGTGGAGGAGGTTCCCGTGGAGCGCTATCTCCAGGGGGTGGTGCCCCACGAGATCGGTGCCGGCTCCCCGCCGGCCGCCCTCGCCGCCCAGGCGGTGCTGGCCCGCACCTGGGCCCTGCGCAACCAGATCCGCTTCCATGTGGACGGCTACCACCTCTGTGCCGATACCCAGTGCCAGGTCTATGCCGATCCACGCCAGGCCGGCGCGGCCGTGCGCCAGGCCATCGCAGCCACCCGCTCCCAGGTGCTGAGCTGGCAGGGGGAGCCCATCCACGCGGTTTATCACGCCACCAATGGCGGCGTGGCGGCCGGCTTTGAGGAGGTCTGGAGCGGGCCTCCCCTCCCCTACCTGAAGCCCTTTCTGGATGGCCCGCAGGCCCTCCAGACCCGTTTCCCGCTGCCCCTGGCGGCTGCCCAGGTGGCTCCTCTGCTCTCGGGGGGCTCGGCCCTCTACGGCGCCGACCATCCCCGCTTCCGCTGGAGCCGCACCATCACGGCGGTGCAGCTCGGCCAGGCCCTGCGCGCCACCGCCCCCCAGCTCGGCACCCCCCAGACCGTGTCGGTGCTGGAGCGGGGGGTGAGCGGCCGGGTGCTCGCCCTGGGCATCCAGGGCAGCGGTGGTTCCACCGTGCTGCGGCTGGATGCGATCCGCCGCACCCTGCGCCAGCTGCCGAGCACCCTGTTCGTGGTGGCGCCCAGCGGCGCCGGCAGCTGGCGCTTCGATGGCGGCGGCTTCGGGCACGGCGCCGGCCTCTCCCAGGCTGGAGCCATCGACCTGGCTCGGCGGGGCTGGACCCTGCAGCGCATCCTCAGCCGCTATTACCCCGGCACCACGCTGCAGCCCCTGTCTGCCCTGGACACCAAAGCACCTGGGAGTGCCCCTTAGAGTCCGCACACTTCCGGGAACGCCATGGCTGCGGACGGCAGTACCACCAACGTCCTGCGTCCGGCGGCGGCCGCTGCTGATCGCCGCCGTGGCAAATCGGCGCTGTTCGTGATCGCCTGCGGCTGGGCCGGCATGGTGCCCCACTGGCTCGATCCGGCCATTCGGCTCTGGCCCTCCACCGGCATGGCCCTGCTGCTGGGGGGCTACAGCGTCTACGCGGTGCTGTTGCCGGCGCTGGGGCGGGGCCGTGCCGGTGCGGCCCGGCAGGCAGCCGCCCCCAACCCTTCCCCAGCCGGGATCCCCAGCCCAGGCGCCAGTGCGGTGGATGTGGTGGTGGCCGCCCGCGATGAGCAGGCCGTGATCGGCCGGCTGGTGGAGCGCATCGCGGCGTTGCGCTACCCGGCCGGTCAGCTGCAGCTGTGGGTGGTGGATGACGGCAGTTCCGATGCCACTCCCCAGCTGTTGGCTGAGTTGCGCCAGCGCTTTGCCTTCCTGCGGGTGCTGCGGCGCGAGGCCGATGCCGGCGGGGGCAAGTCGGGAGCCCTGAACCTGGCCCTGCAGCAGCTCCAGGCTCCCTGGATGCTGGTGCTGGATGCCGATGCCGATCTGCAGAGCGACAGCCTCGAACGGCTGATCCCCTGGGCTGAGGCGGGCGAGTGGGCGGCGGTGCAGCTGCGCAAGGCGGTGGTGAACCCTCTGGGCAACTGGCTCACCCGGGCCCAGTCGATGGAGATGGCCCTCGACGCCGTGGTCCAGGAGGGGCGCCAGAGCCGCGGCGGTGTGGTGGAGCTGCGGGGCAACGGCCAGCTGCTGCGCCGTGAGGCCCTGCTGGCCGCCGGCGGCTTCAACGAGGCCACGGTCACCGACGATCTCGACCTCAGTTTCCGCCTGCTGCTGCAGGGGGCCTCGATCGGCATCCTCTGGGATCCCCCGGTGCGGGAGGAGGCGGTGCTCAGCCTGGCGGCCCTCTGGCGCCAGCGCCAGCGCTGGGCTGAGGGCGGCCTGCAGCGCTTCTTTGATTACGGGCCCGGGCTGTTGTCCCGGCAGCTGAGCCGCCGCCGCCGGCTCGATCTCTGCAGTTTCTTCCTGTTGCAGTACGCCATGCCCGTGGTGGCGATGGCCGATCTGCTCGGCGCCCTGCTCACCACCACGCCGCCGCTGATCTGGCCCCTGTCGTTCGTGGCGTTCGGGCTGTCGGGCTGCTCCATCCTGCTGGGCTGCCGCCGGCCCTCGGAGGGCCCGGTGTTCCCGCCCATGGCTCCCTGGAACCTGGCCCTCGGCATTGCCTATCTCGGCCACTGGTTCGTGGTGATTCCCTGGACCAGCCTGCGCATGGCCCTGCTGCCCAAGCGCCTGGTCTGGGCCAAGACGCTGCACCTGGGCGAGTCCGGCTCTGCGGACCCCTCAGCCGAGGACGCCTCGGTGGAAGACCCGGCGGTGGCCTGAGCGCAGCCCCCGCTGCTCAGGCCACATCCTGGCCGGCGTCGTCGAGGGGCCCGTCCAGTTCCACCACTTCGCCGTTGAAGAAGTCCGCCAGACGGCGGGCCTTGTCATCCAGGGGGGAGGAGTGGCCAGGGCCTGGCTCGCCGGCGGCCCTGGCCGGGCCTGCGGAGCTGTTGCTGGGGGCTGGATGGCTTGGGCTTGGAGGTGGGGCCGGGGTCGGCGGCGCTGCGGGCCGGCTCGGGGGCGGTGGCGGTGCGGCCTCGGCGGTGGGGGTTGGGGCGGGGCTGGGGGCTCCTGCCCGCACGACGCGTTCGGGCGGCGGGGCTGCCGGTGCTGCGGGCGTGGGCTCTCGGCCGGCTTCCAGCACCAGCTGGCGGGGGCTGCCGAGGGCCTTGGCGATCGCCTGCTCCACCAGGGCCTGGCGGTTGTGCACCATGGCGACCCACTGGCTGGCCACCTGCACCACCGCCCGGCGTTCATCCAGCCCCACCAGGCGGCCCTGCTGGCTCAGCAGCATGCGGGTGGAGGGCAGCTCCAGGCAGGCCAGGATCTGCTGCCAGAGCTCGCTGAGGTTCACCGCCCGTGGCTCCGGGGCCAGCTGTTGCGGGGATGTCGCAGCCGGCTGCGGGGCCACCGGGGGCCCCGGCGGCGTGGCGGCTGGGGTGGCGGCAGGAGTGGCTGCTGGCGGCGGCGCGGCAGCAGCCCGCTGCGTCTCAGGCTGGCTGGCGGCCACGGGCTGCCGCGGCGCCAGCAGGCCCAGCAGCAGCACCTCAAGCCAGAGGCGGGGGTTGACGCTGTGGCGCAGCTGCTGCTCGCTGCCCTTGAGCTGGGCCTGCCACTGCAGCAGGCGTGGCTGACCCAGGCGGCTGGCCAGATCCGGCAGCTGGCTGCGGAACTGCCGGGACACGGCCGTGAGCTCGAGTCGCTCGGGGGCCAGGCCCACCAGCACCAGATCCCGCAGCAGACTGGCCATCCCCTGCAGCACGGCCGCCGGCTCCCGGCCCCGCTCCAGCAGCTCGCGGCTGGCCTCGATCAGGCCGAGTGGCTCGGCCCCCGCCAGGGCCGCGGCCA is a genomic window of Cyanobium sp. NS01 containing:
- a CDS encoding DNA polymerase III subunit gamma/tau produces the protein MGQAYQPLHHKYRPQRFDQLVGQEAIAATLVNALRSGRIAPAYLFSGPRGTGKTSSARIMARSLNCLSAPGPTPEPCGHCELCTGIASGSALDVIEIDAASNTGVDNIRELIERSRFAPVQARWKVYVVDECHMLSTAAFNALLKTLEEPPPQVVFVLATTDPQRVLPTILSRCQRFDFRRIPLPALERHLGWIAAQEAIAITPEALHVVAQRSQGGLRDAESLLDQLSLLPPPIEVEAVWDLLGAVPEQELLHLAAALAGAEPLGLIEASRELLERGREPAAVLQGMASLLRDLVLVGLAPERLELTAVSRQFRSQLPDLASRLGQPRLLQWQAQLKGSEQQLRHSVNPRLWLEVLLLGLLAPRQPVAASQPETQRAAAAPPPAATPAATPAATPPGPPVAPQPAATSPQQLAPEPRAVNLSELWQQILACLELPSTRMLLSQQGRLVGLDERRAVVQVASQWVAMVHNRQALVEQAIAKALGSPRQLVLEAGREPTPAAPAAPPPERVVRAGAPSPAPTPTAEAAPPPPPSRPAAPPTPAPPPSPSHPAPSNSSAGPARAAGEPGPGHSSPLDDKARRLADFFNGEVVELDGPLDDAGQDVA
- a CDS encoding tetratricopeptide repeat protein, producing MENLLPQAYLIGLVVLLGGAAVVVARQIWKVRQDEVTLARLERQGGQGAQTEARDAASLYELGSVQLRKRLFGQAVESLSEARQLATAEEAPAEALALIENALGFALAAQKNYKTALKHYRAALKAKPDYPVALNNLAYALEKEQDPEQARATYQKVLELDSGNRTALKRLNRLERTQGKAA
- the rplT gene encoding 50S ribosomal protein L20 is translated as MARVKRGNVARKRRNKVLRLARGFRGGNGSLFRTANQRVMKALCNAYRDRRRRKRDFRRLWIARINAAARINGVSYSRLMGGLKKADVRLNRKMLAQLAVVDPTSFSSVVGSAKA
- a CDS encoding glycosyltransferase family 2 protein translates to MAADGSTTNVLRPAAAAADRRRGKSALFVIACGWAGMVPHWLDPAIRLWPSTGMALLLGGYSVYAVLLPALGRGRAGAARQAAAPNPSPAGIPSPGASAVDVVVAARDEQAVIGRLVERIAALRYPAGQLQLWVVDDGSSDATPQLLAELRQRFAFLRVLRREADAGGGKSGALNLALQQLQAPWMLVLDADADLQSDSLERLIPWAEAGEWAAVQLRKAVVNPLGNWLTRAQSMEMALDAVVQEGRQSRGGVVELRGNGQLLRREALLAAGGFNEATVTDDLDLSFRLLLQGASIGILWDPPVREEAVLSLAALWRQRQRWAEGGLQRFFDYGPGLLSRQLSRRRRLDLCSFFLLQYAMPVVAMADLLGALLTTTPPLIWPLSFVAFGLSGCSILLGCRRPSEGPVFPPMAPWNLALGIAYLGHWFVVIPWTSLRMALLPKRLVWAKTLHLGESGSADPSAEDASVEDPAVA
- a CDS encoding SpoIID/LytB domain-containing protein → MSPTASLRHLALTSLWAGALQVGTGCSAQPLAPPPLQSTLRWPVPAPPRIDPANPVLWVGLAPRLSAAMPLELRSGGGLMTLVTASGGRYSSPRLVLHWRTVPVQPALEIRRQVLGPFASFESAEEAAGRWRAAGVAPLIANPREWEVWAPLDAPLPEGLGQARRVEQTLSQRLVLELRRDDGPVLMEGPVRLETPGGLLWQGGLFQGPFRLQPDAYGTWALVEEVPVERYLQGVVPHEIGAGSPPAALAAQAVLARTWALRNQIRFHVDGYHLCADTQCQVYADPRQAGAAVRQAIAATRSQVLSWQGEPIHAVYHATNGGVAAGFEEVWSGPPLPYLKPFLDGPQALQTRFPLPLAAAQVAPLLSGGSALYGADHPRFRWSRTITAVQLGQALRATAPQLGTPQTVSVLERGVSGRVLALGIQGSGGSTVLRLDAIRRTLRQLPSTLFVVAPSGAGSWRFDGGGFGHGAGLSQAGAIDLARRGWTLQRILSRYYPGTTLQPLSALDTKAPGSAP
- the rpmI gene encoding 50S ribosomal protein L35, coding for MPKLKTRRAAAKRFKATGTGKFMRRRAFHNHLLDHKSPKRKRYLGTMAVVDERDADNVKGMLPYA
- a CDS encoding thiazole synthase, whose translation is MVPNPTGIPLSSSAAAGEAPAAGSDDLLIGGRRFRSRLMTGTGKYADLATMQASLERSDCAIVTVAVRRVQSGAPGHGGLMQAIDWQRIWMLPNTAGCATAEEAVRVARLGRELAKLAGQEDNSFVKLEVIPDSRHLLPDPFGTLEAAEQLVKEGFTVLPYINADPLLAKRLEEVGCATVMPLASPIGSGQGIRNGANIALIIENASVPVVVDAGIGVPSEAAEAMEMGADALLINSAIALAGNPPLMAQAMAQACQAGRLAFQAGRLPRRPQASPSSPGQGRVGS